One Brassica napus cultivar Da-Ae chromosome C4, Da-Ae, whole genome shotgun sequence genomic region harbors:
- the LOC125586219 gene encoding uncharacterized protein LOC125586219: MMLRVSKKLKELKRIIRAFSRENYSGIEKRVTEAFEELSQCQQIVLSSPTPTASLNERIAHDKWVNLARAEESFFFRRSRVTWLDKGDANTTFYHRQDDYGNVVNSKEDIMNLVVSYYENLFGGVSPSTDSSLEDLSQLISYRCSPSVKESLEAPFTSLDIQSAFFSLPRNKAPGPDGYPAEFFTHHWKAVGPDLFMAIQEFFSSGKMLQQWNATILTLIPKKKNAVLVSDFRPISCCNTVYKVISKLLANRLKQILPSVISNTQSAFILGRLLVENFLMATELIQGYNWKNISKRSLLKVDLKKAFDSLNWDFILMLLKALCFPESFINLIAQCITTTRFSVSVNGELGGYFKGSRGLRQGDPLSPYLFVLAMEVFAQLLNKNFVNGDIGYHPSANDPAISHLAFADDIMVFFDGEQSSLQQISATLQSFASWSGLHMNRAKTELYVVGLSQTETADLASLGFSLGSLPVRYIGLPLMHRKLRICDYMPLMDQLKRAVLRLLNPYVLGSSGMETSLVKRQQRFLGMCESESLWASWTKHHRLKGLSIWSLDEKKQGSWIWKSILKLRPLAENFLRCEVGNGEQASFWFDFWLPIGPLINLLGFDGPRQLGVPIHAKVADCCSNTGWILRPARSPQTEQLHIILCSVQPPSHSSVRDCYKWYVDDLYLDSFNTARTWESVRDRSSTVDWESVVWLVATFQDMPSTSWDHNVENSCLLCNGLDENRDHLFLRCRFSERLWKMIIRRLGYQPFLFHTWTSLIEWLRMKDSTCPQTLRKLAAHAVIYHLWLERNNRLHNAVFSSTDRIFKDIDRHIRNTILARKGRKKFHSLMCTWLKFS; the protein is encoded by the exons ATGATGCTTAGAGTTTCAAAGAAACTCAAGGAACTCAAGAGAATTATTAGAGCTTTCAGCCGAGAGAATTACTCGGGAATTGAAAAAAGAGTAACTGAAGCTTTTGAAGAGCTCTCTCAGTGTCAACAGATTGTTTTGTCTTCTCCAACGCCAACGGCGAGCTTAAATGAGAGAATTGCTCATGACAAATGGGTCAACCTTGCTCGGGCGGAAGAGTCATTCTTTTTCCGGCGGTCTCGTGTAACATGGCTTGACAAAGGAGATGCTAACACTACCTTTTACCACCGCCAG GATGATTATGGTAATGTGGTTAATTCGAAGGAGGATATTATGAACCTGGTTGTGTCGTATTACGAGAATCTATTTGGCGGTGTCTCTCCTTCCACTGACTCTTCTCTGGAGGACTTATCTCAGTTAATCTCCTACAGATGCTCCCCTTCAGTTAAGGAATCGCTGGAAGCTCCGTTTACAAGCTTGGACATCCAATCAGCTTTTTTCTCTTTACCGAGGAACAAAGCGCCGGGTCCGGATGGCTATCCAGCAGAGTTTTTTACTCATCATTGGAAAGCAGTGGGGCCTGACTTGTTTATGGCTATCCAGGAATTCTTCTCCTCAGGGAAAATGTTACAGCAGTGGAATGCAACCATTCTAACTCTCATCCCCAAGAAGAAAAATGCAGTGCTTGTCTCTGACTTTAGACCAATTTCATGCTGCAACACGGTGTACAAAGTCATTTCCAAGCTACTTGCAAACCGGCTGAAACAAATACTTCCGTCAGTAATCTCGAATACTCAATCTGCATTTATTCTGGGAAGACTACTGGTGGAAAATTTTCTTATGGCCACCGAGCTTATTCAAGGTTACAACTGGAAAAATATTTCCAAGCGCTCTCTTCTCAAGGTTGATCTGAAGAAGGCATTTGATTCTCTTAATTGGGACTTTATTTTGATGCTTCTCAAGGCGCTTTGTTTCCCTGAATCTTTCATCAACCTGATTGCTCAGTGTATCACAACAACCAGGTTCTCAGTTTCGGTAAATGGCGAGCTAGGGGGATATTTTAAAGGTTCTCGCGGCCTGCGTCAAGGTGACCCCCTCTCCCCATATCTCTTTGTCCTAGCTATGGAAGTGTTCGCACAGCTCCTGAACAAGAACTTTGTAAATGGTGACATTGGCTACCATCCATCAGCGAATGATCCGGCTATCTCTCATCTAGCATTTGCGGACGACATAATGGTTTTCTTTGATGGAGAACAGAGCTCTCTTCAGCAAATATCAGCAACCCTTCAGAGCTTTGCTTCTTGGTCGGGCTTACATATGAACAGGGCCAAAACTGAACTGTATGTGGTGGGGTTGAGCCAGACGGAAACCGCAGATTTGGCAAGTCTTGGCTTCTCTCTGGGATCACTTCCTGTCCGCTATATTGGTCTCCCTCTAATGCATCGAAAGCTCCGTATCTGCGACTACATGCCACTTATGGACCAGCTTAAAAG GGCTGTATTAAGGCTATTGAATCCCTATGTTCTCGGTTCCTCTGGAATGGAAACATCACTAGTAAAGCGGCAGCAAAGGTTTCTTGGAATGTG TGAGTCTGAGTCACTTTGGGCCTCCTGGACTAAACACCACCGACTTAAAGGACTCAGCATTTGGAGCTTAGATGAAAAGAAGCAGGGGTCTTGGATCTGGAAATCTATTTTGAAGCTCAGGCCACTTGCTGAAAATTTCCTAAGGTGTGAAGTTGGCAATGGGGAGCAAGCCAGTTTCTGGTTTGATTTTTGGCTACCGATAGGCCCTCTGATTAACTTGCTGGGTTTTGACGGACCGCGGCAACTTGGTGTCCCCATTCATGCCAAAGTGGCAGATTGTTGCTCCAACACTGGTTGGATTCTGAGACCAGCAAGGTCTCCGCAGACAGAGCAGCTCCATATCATCTTGTGCTCCGTCCAGCCTCCTTCACATTCATCAGTGCGAGACTGCTACAAGTGGTACGTTGATGACCTCTACTTAGACTCTTTCAACACTGCTAGAACTTGGGAATCTGTTAGAGATAGGTCCAGTACTGTTGATTGGGAATCAGTGGTTTGGTTGGTGGCCACGTTCCAAGACATGCCTTCCACAT CTTGGGACCACAACGTTGAGAATTCTTGTCTCCTCTGCAACGGGCTGGACGAAAACAGAGACCATCTTTTCCTCCGCTGCAGGTTTAGTGAGCGTCTTTGGAAAATGATCATTCGAAGGCTTGGCTATCAACCCTTCTTATTCCACACTTGGACATCGCTTATAGAATGGCTTCGCATGAAGGATTCTACTTGCCCTCAGACTCTGCGTAAGCTGGCTGCTCATGCAGTCATCTATCACCTGTGGCTTGAGAGAAACAACCGTTTGCACAATGCAGTCTTCTCGTCTACAGACCGCATCTTCAAGGACATAGATCGTCATATCAGAAACACGATCCTAGCAAGGAAGGGGAGGAAGAAGTTCCATTCTCTTATGTGCACTTGGCTGAAATTCTCTTAG